From the Gemmatimonadaceae bacterium genome, the window GTGCAATACGTTGGTGGGTCGCCTGTTCACTATCGAGCAGATGATCGACGAGATGGGATTCCATGCCGTGTTCGTTGGCGTGGGTGCCGGCTATCCGACCATGCTCAACATTCCCGGCGATTCGTTGAACGGGGTGTTGTCCGCCAACGAACTGCTGACGCGCTGCAATCTCATGCGTGCGCGCGACTTTCCGGACTTCGACACGCCGTTGCCCATTGGCAAGCGCGTGGCGGTGGTTGGTGCCGGCAACACCGCCATGGACGCCATGCGCGTGTCCCTCCGACTGGGCGCGGAGAAAGTGTACTGCATCTATCGGCGCTCGCGCACCGAAGCGCCGGCGCGCGCCGAAGAGGTGCACCATGCCGAACAGGAGGGCGTGGAGTTCCACTGGCTCACCAGTCCGGTGTCAGTACTGAACGACGGCACGGGCAGTGTGCGCGGGATGCGATGCGTGCGCATGGAACTGGGCGAGCCCGATAGCTCAGGTCGACGCAAACCGGTGCCGGTGGCCGGCAGCGAGTTCGATTTCGACGCGGACCTGATTGTCTATGCCATCGGCACGAACGCCAATCCCATCATGGGTCAGACGTCCCGGATGAAGCTGAACAAGCGGGGGTACATCGGCACCGACGACACGCTCGCCACGTCAGTGGCCGGTGTGTTTGCCGGTGGAGACATTGTCACCGGTGCGGCCACGGTCATCGAGGCGATGGGGGCGGGTCGCAAGGCGGCGCGCAGCATGAAGGCCTACCTTGGCATTCGCGATGTGTCGCTGCCGTATGCCGGCGACGGTGCGAACGGCACCGGCACGTTGTTCGGCATCGACAGCCGAGAACGCAATTTCGCGCGGGTTCGCGTCACTCAGGCGGCCACATGAGCCGCATCGGGACCACCATGATTGAAGTCACCACGCTCACGGAGCACATCGTCGAAATCATCAGTGATTCCGGCGAAGGCGCGCAGAAGTGCGGGCAGTCGATGGGGACCATCGCCGCGCAGATGGGCAACGGCATCTGGACCACCGAGATCATTCCGGCCGAGATTCGACCTCCCGCGCGCAGTGTCGCTGGCGCGAGCGGCAATCGCATCCGCATCGGGGCGGGCTACATCACCAACGGCGGTGATGAGACCGATCTCGTGGTGGCCTTCAACGAACAGGTGCTGCTGGGGCGCGTACGGGCCAAGGCGCTTAAACCCGGCTGCATCATTCTGCTGGAAAGCATGTGGCGCACCCACTCCGACGCCAACGTGGTGGCGTCGTATGTGGAGACGCACGACCGTCTGGTGGCCGCGGGATATGATGTCCGCGAAATCCCGATGGAGCAGGAATGTCGCGCGTTGATGGCCGATGCGAAGAAGGGCAAGAATATGTTCGCGCTGGGGATGCTCTGTCACTTGTACAGTCTGGACATGAAGCTGGCGGTGGACCAGATCGTGAGCACGTTCGGCAAGAAGGACCGGAGTGTCGTCGACCAGAACATCAAGCTGCTTGACGCGGGTCGCCTGTGGGCGGCCGAGCACCTCGATTTCTGCTATCGCATTCCGGCCGTGCGTTCAACCGACCCGCAGATTGTGGTGAACGGCAACACCGCACTGGCGCTTGGCGTGCTGGCATCCGGCATGGAAATCTGCGCCATGTATCCCATCACGCCGGCCACGTCGGCCTCGCACTATCTCTCCGAGGTGTTCGAGAACGTGGGTGGCATGGTGCATCAGGCGGAAGATGAAATCGCCGCGTGCGCGTTTGCCATTGGCGCGTCGTATGCCAGCAAGTGCACCGTGACCATCACCTCGGGCCCCGGATTCTCCCTCAAGCAGGAAGCGATCGGGTTGGCGGTGATGGCGGAGATTCCGCTGGTGGTCGTGAACGTGCAGCGCGGTGGCCCGAGCACCGGGCAGCCTACCAAGATGGAGCAGGGTGACCTGATGACGGCCATCTTCGGCAGCCACGGCGATGCGCCGAAGGTGGTGATGGCGCCGGGCACCATTGAGGAGTGCTTCTACTCGATCATCACGGCGCGCAAGATTGCCGAAACGTTCAACATGGTGGTGGTGGTGCTGTCCGATGCCTCCCTGGCCACATCACAGCAGCCGTTCAAGCGCCCCACGTTCAACCCGGCGTGGGTGGCGCCGCCAGTCGACCAGAGCGCGGTGCCGGAAGGCGCCAAACCGTACGATTGGGACGATACCACGGGCCTGGCCCGTCGTTTCATACCCGGACAGCCCGGCGGCATGCACACGCTCACGGGTCTTGCCCATGACCGTGACAGCCATGTGGCCTACGACGCGGACATCAACGAACAGACACTGCGCTTCCGCAGCCTGAAACTGGCGGCGTTGCAGAAGACGCTCACGCCGCCGCCGGTGTTCGGCGACAAGACCGGTGATCTGCTGGTGGTGGGGTGGGGCAGCACCAAGGGCGCCATCGAGGAAGCCGTCACCTCGATGCGGGCCGAAGGACACAAGGTATCCTCGATGCATCTCCAGTTCCTGCAACCCCTGGCTCCCGGTATCAAGGAAATCATGCAGAGATTCGGGCAGGTGATGACTATCGAGAGCAACTGGAGCGACCGCCCCGGCGACCTGATCATCGACGAATCGAACCGGCGCTATTCGTCGGTCGCGATCCTGCTGCGTTCGCGATTCCTCGTGGATGTCGATTGCTGGAGCGAGGTCCGCGGCCAGCCCATCAAGCCCAGCACCATTCGCCGCGTGATGATGAACAAACTGCAGCAACCCAGCGACGTCAGGTAACCCGTCATGACCACGACCTCCGCCACGCACTGCCTGCTGCAAACGTATGACGAACACCTCAAGCTCGAGGACTATCAGAGCGGGGTGCCGCGCTGGTGCACCGGCTGTGGCGACAACGCCATTCTGGCCGCAGTGCAGCGCCTTTGTCGCGACGAAGGGTTGCGGCCCGAGAAGACCGTGTTCGTCTCGGGTATCGGCTGCTCCAGCCGTTTCCCGCACTACATGAACACCTACGGCTTCCATGGCATTCACGGGCGCGCCCTGCCGGTGGCCGAAGGCGTGAAGATGGCCCGCCCCGATCTCACCGTGTTCGTGAACACGGGTGACGGTGATTGCTGCAGCATTGGCGCGGCGCACTGGATTCATGCGATCCGCTACAACATGAACCTGACCGTGTTTCTGCACGACAACCAGATTTATGGGCTGACCAAGAAGCAGGCATCGCCCACCTCGCCCATTGGCACCAAGAGCAACACGACACCGCGCGGCAGCTATCTGGAAGCGCTGAATCCGCTCACGGTGACGCTCGGCGTGCAGAACGTCTCGTTCGTGGCCCAGGCGGTGGATTGGATTCCCGAGATGCTGTACGATGTGGTGCAGGCGGCCTATCGGCACAAGGGATTGTCGTTCGTACGCATTGTGCAGCGCTGCCCCGAGTGGTTACCCAACTCGCTCAACCCGTGGATGCAGGACCCGAACCGCGTGCAGTTGCTCAAGCACGCGGACGGCCTGCAGTACAGTGCCGGCCTCTCGCGCATCTACACGAATCAACTGGAGCACGATCCCGGCAATATCGATCGAGCGCGCGAAGTGGCCTCCAACGCAGAGTGTATTCCGGTGGGCGTGGTGTATCGCAACGACGAGGTTCCGTGCTACGAAGATCTCCGTCGCTCGGACAAGATGCGCACGCCGGAGCTGACACGGGTTGGCTTGGATGCGGAGTTCGACAAGTACACCGTGTGGCCAAATACGTAGTACCTAGTACCTAGTACTTAGTACTTAGTACTTAGTACTTAGTACTTAGTACTTAGTACTTGGTACTTGGTACTTGGTACTAAGTACTTAGTCCTCCACCAGGCGGATACCGACATGGAAGCGGACACTCAGGCGCAGGTGGCGTTCTTTTTGACGGGCTCACGGCCGGTCAAGTATCTGGACGCGGTCGATGGACTTGGTCTCAAGCCGGCGCTCTTTGCCGGATACCGGGAACTGACGCAGCTCCGCTACGACTTCCCGCTGGTGCTGATGCCGGCGCGGGCCGACGGCGTGTATGCACTGTCGCTCTCCGGTGTGGTGGACCGTGCGCTGGCGTTGGTCGCGCAGGGCAGTGACGGCGAGCGCATTCGCAAGCACGTGCTCCGGGTGGAGCAGACCATTCGCACGCTGATCGCGGACGGGGCGACGGGCTCGCTTTCGACGCTGTGGGATCGGGCCACGCAACATGTAGCGACCGAAACAGATGCGACCGTTTCCGATAGTATCCGCCGGGCCCGCGCCGCAATTGTTGACGACGGCGAGGTCGTCGACTGTGACGCCGCGCTGCCGTCGCGACTATTGCAGCACGCGTGGCGCGCCGTGCAGGCACAGAAGGCGAGTGTGTTTCGTCAGACCACCGATCGCCTGAAGCTCAAGCTGTCGGACATCCTGCGCGCCGATTACGAGCGATCGGAGGAAGGGCGGAGTGCGTCGCATCTGCAAGCCTCATTGGGCGAAGGATTCGGCGGTGCGTTCGACTTCGAGGCCATGTCGCGGCTGCTGGGCAAGGCCTTGCCAAAGGACGCGCTGCCCGAGAGTCGTCGAGCGCGCATTCGCGAACTGCTGGACGTGCTGAACCGTCAACAGTTCTTCCCGACGGGTGACCGTGCGTCGGCGAGCGACGCATCGGCGGTGTATGGGTTCCTCTTTGACAGCTGTGGTGACGCGCTGGCCGCGTTCCGTGCGCGCATGCCGAAGATGATCGAGCTTGCGCGCGCGATTGCCATCGCCGAACTGGAAATCGATTCGCAGTACCGTGAAGCGCCGCACGACGCCCTGTTTGCGCAGTTTGGCGCGAACGGTCTGGATCCGCAGGAATTGGAGCCGTTCCCGGACTATCTGGTGTGCGTGAACGCGGCCAGACTGCAACCGGCCGATCATGTCCAGCTGATGGAGATTCTGGCCTCCGGGTTGCCCATCAAGGTGTTGCTGCAAATCGATGACATTCTTGAAGAGTCCCCGAACAGCGAAGGCAATCTCACGACGGGCATGCGCATCCGGCAGATTGCCAGCATGGCGATGGGTCTCAACGAAGCCTACGTGCTCCAATCGTCCAGCTCCAATCTGTATCGGTTCCGCGATCGTCTGGTGCGAGGACTCAGCAGCCACGGCCCAGCGCTGTTCAGCGTGTTCAGCGGCGCGCGCGGCACCTCCTCCGGCATCTCGCCCTACCTGATGTCCGCCGCGGCGATGGAATCTCGCGCGTTCCCGGCGTTCACCTACGATCCGTCGGCGGGACCGAATTGGGCTTCGCGGTTTTCGCTGGACGCGAATACGCAGGTCGACCTGGACTGGCCGATCGAAGGGTTTACCTACGAGGACGAGGCCAATCAGCGCGTCACCGAGGATGTGGCGTTTACGGTCGTCGACTTTGTCGCCAGCGATGCGCGCTACGCCAAGCACTTGGCCCGTGTGCCCCGCGCGCGGTGGAATGGCAGCATGATCCCCGTGGACCAGTCG encodes:
- the gltA gene encoding NADPH-dependent glutamate synthase — its product is MAKKKTIRTIPQERTPMREQDPQWRAKNFEEVACGYTVEEALRESERCLMCPDQPCVSGCPVGIDIPGFIQKINEKNFRGAYDVLTDTNLLPSICGRVCPQENQCEGVCTVGESLVSVAIGRMERFVGDTAIKEGWVNIPYIEPNRFKVGIVGSGPAGMACAADMAKAGCDVTVYEAFHLPGGVLRYGIPDFRLPNAVIDAEIENLKKFGVTFECNTLVGRLFTIEQMIDEMGFHAVFVGVGAGYPTMLNIPGDSLNGVLSANELLTRCNLMRARDFPDFDTPLPIGKRVAVVGAGNTAMDAMRVSLRLGAEKVYCIYRRSRTEAPARAEEVHHAEQEGVEFHWLTSPVSVLNDGTGSVRGMRCVRMELGEPDSSGRRKPVPVAGSEFDFDADLIVYAIGTNANPIMGQTSRMKLNKRGYIGTDDTLATSVAGVFAGGDIVTGAATVIEAMGAGRKAARSMKAYLGIRDVSLPYAGDGANGTGTLFGIDSRERNFARVRVTQAAT
- a CDS encoding 2-oxoacid:acceptor oxidoreductase subunit alpha, giving the protein MIEVTTLTEHIVEIISDSGEGAQKCGQSMGTIAAQMGNGIWTTEIIPAEIRPPARSVAGASGNRIRIGAGYITNGGDETDLVVAFNEQVLLGRVRAKALKPGCIILLESMWRTHSDANVVASYVETHDRLVAAGYDVREIPMEQECRALMADAKKGKNMFALGMLCHLYSLDMKLAVDQIVSTFGKKDRSVVDQNIKLLDAGRLWAAEHLDFCYRIPAVRSTDPQIVVNGNTALALGVLASGMEICAMYPITPATSASHYLSEVFENVGGMVHQAEDEIAACAFAIGASYASKCTVTITSGPGFSLKQEAIGLAVMAEIPLVVVNVQRGGPSTGQPTKMEQGDLMTAIFGSHGDAPKVVMAPGTIEECFYSIITARKIAETFNMVVVVLSDASLATSQQPFKRPTFNPAWVAPPVDQSAVPEGAKPYDWDDTTGLARRFIPGQPGGMHTLTGLAHDRDSHVAYDADINEQTLRFRSLKLAALQKTLTPPPVFGDKTGDLLVVGWGSTKGAIEEAVTSMRAEGHKVSSMHLQFLQPLAPGIKEIMQRFGQVMTIESNWSDRPGDLIIDESNRRYSSVAILLRSRFLVDVDCWSEVRGQPIKPSTIRRVMMNKLQQPSDVR
- a CDS encoding 2-oxoglutarate oxidoreductase, translating into MTTTSATHCLLQTYDEHLKLEDYQSGVPRWCTGCGDNAILAAVQRLCRDEGLRPEKTVFVSGIGCSSRFPHYMNTYGFHGIHGRALPVAEGVKMARPDLTVFVNTGDGDCCSIGAAHWIHAIRYNMNLTVFLHDNQIYGLTKKQASPTSPIGTKSNTTPRGSYLEALNPLTVTLGVQNVSFVAQAVDWIPEMLYDVVQAAYRHKGLSFVRIVQRCPEWLPNSLNPWMQDPNRVQLLKHADGLQYSAGLSRIYTNQLEHDPGNIDRAREVASNAECIPVGVVYRNDEVPCYEDLRRSDKMRTPELTRVGLDAEFDKYTVWPNT